From a region of the Methanomassiliicoccales archaeon genome:
- a CDS encoding ABC transporter ATP-binding protein — MNDGSETVISVKDLTKVYPAARRLLGDGGREKLAVDRVDFEVRRGEIFGLLGPNGAGKTTTIKMLSTLLIPTSGKATVLGLDVVKDAVKLRPRINLVSGGERGLYFRLTGRQNLDFFSDMYRVPRERKKTKVQELLDQVGLSDAADIRVENYSRGMKQRLHLARGLVNDPEMLFLDEPTLGLDPEIARETRALIRELSRKGMTIMLTTHYMFEADELCDRLAIISDGQIKALGSPFSMKESVRNDTVIEVEARDIGEGQRQGLAGLPGVSAVSMEFLEGRQLARMVVEEAGSLIPKVAALLEGRKVISIRVDQPTLEDAYIKMVNGK; from the coding sequence ATGAACGATGGGAGCGAGACGGTCATCTCCGTGAAGGACCTCACCAAGGTCTATCCGGCGGCGAGGCGTCTCCTCGGGGACGGAGGGAGAGAGAAACTTGCGGTGGACCGAGTGGACTTCGAGGTCCGCCGTGGTGAGATATTCGGGCTGCTCGGACCCAATGGTGCCGGCAAGACCACCACCATCAAGATGCTCTCCACCCTGCTGATACCCACCTCCGGCAAGGCCACCGTCCTGGGGTTGGACGTCGTCAAGGACGCGGTCAAGCTGCGGCCGAGGATCAATCTGGTGTCCGGGGGTGAGCGGGGGTTGTACTTTCGCCTGACCGGAAGACAGAACCTGGATTTCTTCTCGGACATGTACAGAGTGCCGAGGGAAAGGAAGAAGACCAAGGTCCAGGAGCTGCTGGACCAGGTCGGTCTGAGCGACGCGGCGGACATTCGGGTGGAGAACTATTCTCGGGGGATGAAGCAGCGATTGCATTTGGCGAGGGGGCTGGTCAACGATCCGGAGATGCTCTTCCTGGACGAGCCCACCTTGGGTCTGGACCCGGAGATAGCCCGGGAGACCCGTGCGCTCATACGTGAGCTGTCGCGTAAAGGCATGACCATCATGCTGACGACCCACTACATGTTCGAGGCGGACGAGCTTTGCGATCGCCTGGCCATCATTTCAGATGGTCAGATAAAGGCCCTGGGATCCCCTTTCTCCATGAAGGAATCGGTGCGCAACGATACGGTCATCGAGGTGGAGGCCCGCGATATCGGAGAAGGACAGCGGCAGGGACTTGCCGGCCTACCAGGCGTTTCAGCCGTATCCATGGAATTTCTAGAGGGGCGTCAGCTGGCCAGGATGGTCGTGGAGGAGGCGGGATCGCTCATACCCAAGGTGGCCGCGCTGCTCGAAGGCCGCAA
- the acnA gene encoding aconitate hydratase AcnA, with translation MVPPVDSFKTKSALQLNDGTLQFYSLKKMGEKVEGFPFSIKVILESLLRQEDGVLVTADDIRKIMSWTPAGDEGVDIPFIPARVVLQDFTGVPSVVDLAAMRDAMKELGGDPSLINPMVPVDLTIDHSVQTDYHGTCYAQERNEEVEMQRNRERYSLLKWAQGSFDNFRVVPPGNGIIHQVNLECLAPVVWKRKGVAYPDSVFGTDSHTTQINGLGVVGWGVGGIEAEAVMLGQPYYMPLPQVVGFKLKGKLPKGVTATDMVLTVVEMLRKEGVVGKFVEFYGPGIKNLSLPDRATLANMAPEYGATMGFFPVDEVTVAYLRKTGRKDLCELVETYCREQGLFYEGQEPDYSDYLELDLSRVVRSLAGPKRPQDRIDLSMMKEKFDELVSKQGGAKKGEVMKDGDVLIASITSCTNTSNPSVMMTAGLLAKKAVERGLRPNPNVKTSLAPGSRAVTAYLQKAGLMPYLEAMGFHVVGYGCLTCIGNSGPTRDDLAADIVKHDLTVAAVLSGNRNFEGRISPYVKANYLASPPLVVAFAIAGRVDLNMEKDPLGTDPNGDPVYLNDIWPSPKEVNAALTNVDERMYRQAYSTVFQGSDLWNKVPAPKGKTFKWEPYSTYIRKVPFFEGMTAKAKEPKKIRGARALAVLGDSITTDHISPAGGFSAASVAGKYLLSLGVKENAFNSYGSRRGNHEVMMRGTFANIRLKNAMAKGREGDLTALQPEDQVMDIFSAAREYRRRNVPLIVLAGKEYGTGSSRDWAAKGPHLLGVKAVIAESFERIHRSNLVGMGVLPLQFTSGQSASSLGLDGSEEYDVEIDELRPRAVVTVKAMKGAKVIEFQAEARLDTPVEVDYYRNGGILQAVLRKLTSQG, from the coding sequence ATGGTACCACCTGTTGACTCCTTTAAGACCAAGAGCGCGCTTCAACTGAACGACGGGACGCTACAGTTCTATTCCCTGAAGAAGATGGGAGAGAAGGTGGAAGGTTTCCCCTTCTCCATCAAGGTCATTTTAGAATCGCTGCTGAGACAGGAGGACGGAGTGCTCGTCACCGCGGACGACATCCGAAAGATCATGTCCTGGACACCCGCCGGGGACGAAGGAGTGGACATACCGTTCATTCCCGCCCGGGTGGTGCTGCAGGATTTCACCGGGGTGCCTTCGGTCGTCGATCTCGCCGCCATGCGGGACGCCATGAAAGAGCTGGGCGGCGATCCCTCCCTCATCAATCCGATGGTACCTGTAGACCTCACCATAGACCACTCGGTGCAGACCGATTACCATGGCACCTGTTACGCCCAGGAGCGGAACGAGGAAGTGGAGATGCAGCGGAACCGCGAGCGCTATTCCCTATTGAAGTGGGCCCAGGGAAGCTTCGACAACTTCCGTGTGGTGCCCCCGGGGAACGGCATCATCCACCAGGTAAACCTGGAGTGCCTGGCGCCGGTGGTATGGAAGCGAAAAGGCGTTGCCTATCCCGATTCCGTATTCGGCACTGACTCCCACACCACCCAGATAAACGGATTGGGAGTGGTGGGATGGGGCGTCGGCGGCATCGAGGCCGAGGCGGTCATGCTGGGCCAGCCCTATTATATGCCCTTGCCTCAGGTCGTGGGGTTCAAACTGAAGGGCAAGCTACCGAAGGGGGTCACCGCCACCGATATGGTGCTGACAGTGGTGGAGATGCTGCGCAAGGAAGGGGTCGTAGGCAAATTTGTGGAGTTCTACGGACCGGGGATCAAGAACCTATCCCTGCCGGACAGGGCGACCTTGGCCAACATGGCGCCTGAGTACGGTGCCACCATGGGATTCTTCCCGGTGGACGAGGTGACCGTGGCCTATCTGCGGAAGACCGGCAGGAAGGACCTTTGCGAGCTGGTCGAGACCTATTGCCGGGAACAGGGGCTTTTCTACGAAGGGCAGGAACCGGATTACAGCGACTATCTGGAGCTGGACCTCAGCAGGGTGGTCAGGTCCTTGGCCGGGCCGAAGAGGCCGCAGGACCGCATCGATCTCAGCATGATGAAGGAAAAGTTCGATGAACTGGTCAGCAAGCAGGGAGGAGCGAAGAAAGGTGAGGTGATGAAGGACGGCGACGTGCTCATCGCCTCCATCACCTCCTGCACCAATACGTCCAACCCGTCGGTCATGATGACCGCTGGGCTGCTGGCCAAGAAGGCGGTGGAACGGGGTCTGAGACCTAACCCCAATGTCAAGACCAGTCTGGCGCCGGGCAGCCGGGCCGTGACCGCGTATTTACAGAAGGCCGGCCTGATGCCCTACCTGGAGGCCATGGGCTTCCATGTGGTGGGATACGGCTGCCTGACCTGCATCGGCAACAGCGGACCGACCCGGGACGATCTGGCGGCGGACATCGTCAAGCACGACCTAACCGTGGCGGCGGTGCTTTCGGGAAACCGCAACTTCGAGGGACGCATCTCTCCCTACGTCAAGGCCAATTACCTGGCGTCCCCGCCCCTGGTTGTCGCTTTCGCCATCGCCGGACGCGTCGACCTGAATATGGAGAAGGACCCGCTGGGCACCGACCCCAACGGCGACCCGGTCTACCTGAACGATATTTGGCCCTCGCCGAAAGAGGTGAACGCCGCCTTGACCAATGTTGACGAGAGGATGTATCGCCAAGCCTACTCCACCGTCTTCCAGGGCAGCGATCTCTGGAACAAGGTACCGGCGCCGAAAGGTAAAACGTTCAAATGGGAGCCATACTCGACCTATATCCGGAAGGTACCTTTCTTCGAGGGTATGACCGCCAAGGCCAAGGAACCGAAGAAGATACGCGGGGCCAGGGCGCTGGCGGTACTAGGTGACAGCATAACCACCGATCACATCTCTCCGGCGGGAGGGTTTTCGGCCGCAAGTGTAGCGGGCAAGTACCTGTTGTCATTGGGAGTGAAGGAGAATGCGTTCAACTCCTACGGTTCCCGGCGCGGCAACCACGAGGTCATGATGCGGGGGACGTTCGCCAACATCCGTCTCAAGAACGCCATGGCCAAAGGCAGGGAGGGAGACCTTACCGCCCTTCAGCCTGAGGACCAGGTCATGGACATCTTCTCCGCTGCCCGGGAATATCGGCGGAGGAACGTGCCGTTGATCGTCCTGGCCGGAAAGGAGTACGGCACCGGCAGTTCCCGGGACTGGGCGGCCAAAGGCCCGCATTTACTGGGAGTGAAAGCGGTCATCGCCGAATCCTTCGAGCGCATACACCGCAGCAACCTGGTGGGGATGGGCGTACTGCCCTTGCAGTTCACCTCTGGACAGAGCGCTTCGTCGTTAGGCTTAGATGGCAGCGAGGAGTACGATGTGGAGATCGACGAACTTAGGCCCAGGGCCGTGGTCACCGTCAAGGCCATGAAGGGGGCGAAAGTGATCGAGTTCCAGGCCGAGGCCCGTCTGGACACCCCGGTAGAGGTGGACTATTACCGCAACGGGGGCATATTACAGGCCGTGCTGCGGAAGCTGACCAGTCAGGGGTAA